One Alligator mississippiensis isolate rAllMis1 chromosome 1, rAllMis1, whole genome shotgun sequence genomic window carries:
- the LOC102558435 gene encoding uncharacterized protein LOC102558435, with the protein MNQQAGKFYNYVVPPLLFSLLVAACVIHGDATITSPATAHTTEQPPMVTIPEPWLPFVAQTPAKEKAKEGETVVLNCQFHSPRSPSLAKLMVKWYKEDEKGSRDLLENNVTILANYSRAFMSGDLTQGDASLTILNVTASDHGIYFCQVMLSSGKLLTGTGTKLRIRRALGLFGIEESIGTIIGVVAAGIGGLVVLIIILTPQLRKCFLCIEQGPHQSRQDIA; encoded by the exons CTGCTTGTGTTATTCATGGAGATGCAACCATCACCTCTCCTGCTACAGCACACACTACAGAGCAGCCTCCAATGGTGACTATCCCTGAGCCATGGCTTCCATTTGTGGCTCAGACTCCAGCCAAAGAAAAAGCCAAAGAGGGAGAGACCGTGGTCCTAAATTGCCAGTTTCACAGTCCGAGGAGTCCTTCCCTGGCCAAGCTGATGGTGAAATGGTACAAAGAGGATGAAAAGGGATCCAGGGACTTGCTGGAGAACAATGTGACCATCTTGGCTAATTATTCCAGGGCTTTCATGAGTGGGGATTTAACCCAAGGGGATGCTTCCCTGACTATCCTCAATGTGACAGCAAGTGATCATGGCATTTATTTCTGCCAGGTGATGCTTTCCAGTGGGAAGCTGTTGACAGGGACTGGCACAAAACTCAGGATCAGGAGAGCACTAG GATTATTTGGTATAGAAGAATCCATTGGAACAATcattggggtggtggcagctggtatCGGAGGTTTGGTGGTTCTGATTATCATTTTAACTCCTCAGCTAAGAAAGTGTTTCCTGTGCATAGAACAAGGACCTCATCAAAGTAGGCAAGA CATAGCTTGA